A DNA window from Mucilaginibacter xinganensis contains the following coding sequences:
- a CDS encoding contractile injection system tape measure protein has protein sequence MTHAVNRLRFEINCPDEEMSLNLRQNFAQTLQAEIAEVIEKVSSEYISEDEDLKIERLELDLGNFNRQTFAADFKKILSIKFEQELAKNISKITPAGLQVSRQRSQTEILLHFLINGTLPWWVNADDVNIDEICAEVLIKDEKLFRNFLFQNRLTEKVWQRVLWQLNSQSKKLVVNLSTGLKIIQEMFAGWIDTLIDGINEQKAANPQGPFANISDIQVLHDELLINDTLIENAASILQNMEDADILPGIFKTYINGVFKGDLAAGGLAAVEFMKIITNAGVEPPQKNSVSKLNEVVDDDSVTSGYDAEDPVKKYSVKYAGIVLLAPFLKAFFDELNLLEDGTWKNMDCTFKGVHLLKFLSNGHQQVPEYSLVFEKILCGLPVDFPVPLNVLLDDRETGEAESLLKAVIQHWSALKNTSIDGLRETFLKRDGLLTQKDTGWRVQIERKTLDVLLDGIPWGFSTLSLTWNNYLVSVEW, from the coding sequence ATGACACACGCAGTTAACAGGTTACGTTTTGAAATTAATTGCCCGGATGAAGAGATGTCTTTAAACTTACGCCAAAATTTTGCCCAGACCCTGCAGGCTGAGATAGCGGAGGTTATTGAAAAAGTCAGCTCGGAATATATAAGTGAGGACGAAGATTTAAAAATTGAGCGGCTTGAGCTTGACCTTGGAAATTTTAATAGGCAAACTTTTGCCGCAGATTTTAAAAAGATCCTGAGTATAAAATTTGAGCAGGAGTTAGCCAAAAATATTTCAAAAATCACGCCCGCCGGCCTGCAGGTTTCACGACAGCGTTCACAAACCGAAATTCTTTTACACTTCTTAATCAATGGTACATTACCGTGGTGGGTTAATGCGGACGATGTAAATATTGATGAAATATGCGCGGAGGTTTTAATTAAAGACGAAAAATTGTTCAGGAATTTTCTTTTTCAAAACAGGTTAACGGAAAAGGTATGGCAGCGGGTATTATGGCAGCTTAACAGCCAATCGAAAAAACTAGTTGTCAACTTGTCAACCGGGCTCAAAATCATTCAGGAAATGTTCGCTGGCTGGATTGATACCCTTATTGATGGCATTAATGAGCAAAAGGCTGCAAATCCACAGGGGCCGTTTGCAAATATTAGTGATATTCAGGTACTTCATGATGAGTTGCTGATTAATGATACACTGATAGAAAATGCAGCTTCAATACTTCAAAATATGGAAGATGCCGATATTTTGCCGGGGATCTTTAAAACTTATATCAATGGTGTTTTTAAAGGTGATTTAGCGGCTGGCGGACTGGCTGCTGTAGAGTTTATGAAGATTATTACCAATGCAGGTGTAGAACCGCCGCAAAAAAATAGTGTATCGAAATTGAATGAGGTTGTGGATGATGATTCTGTTACTTCCGGATATGATGCTGAAGACCCTGTTAAAAAATATTCCGTAAAATATGCCGGAATTGTTTTACTGGCCCCTTTCTTAAAAGCATTTTTTGATGAGCTGAACCTGCTGGAGGATGGCACCTGGAAAAATATGGACTGCACATTTAAAGGGGTGCATTTATTGAAGTTTTTGAGCAATGGGCATCAGCAGGTACCGGAATATTCGCTGGTGTTTGAAAAGATATTATGTGGGTTGCCTGTTGATTTTCCTGTGCCACTTAACGTTTTGCTGGATGACAGGGAAACCGGGGAAGCAGAATCCCTTTTAAAAGCGGTGATACAACACTGGAGCGCACTCAAAAATACCTCAATCGACGGGTTGCGCGAGACTTTTTTAAAACGCGACGGGCTGCTGACACAAAAGGATACCGGCTGGCGCGTACAGATTGAAAGGAAAACCCTTGATGTATTGCTTGATGGTATTCCCTGGGGCTTTTCTACACTTAGTTTAACGTGGAATAATTACCTGGTATCAGTTGAATGGTAA
- a CDS encoding eCIS core domain-containing protein, with translation MSRQSNYRGVGNSGMISAGGAASLHKATVGGINSAFNNQPDKMMRMPETPFVQRKAAGSCGEFDDEHVHLKRAPFIQTKSLDGGTASEAVSGKIKETKGGGSSMAATTKNFMENRFGTDFSGVKIHTGDYAAQMSNELNAHAFTVGSDIYFNSGKYAPGAADGKRLLAHELTHVVQQSGSIGRKIQRQERQGGMSQFTLTTNWDIQFLNNKPSPAEITAAPSAVLTASGLGSLNMIRNSFLANPNMEAELEGNASIEGTPENNQALSIRRARYIGQQLGIGRIHDVPGGSHTCARAEDGIYGCGTANAHSEINPLDRRVKVSMFTPTPAARPAFPSGSGTIPGITPAPPATGQPAIGQPATPSGGTEAGNQISVQPGFGGVGHTYLGPSSATDPAAEAVVQLGLAFTHQFASRYPRHVELQGLVQLQISLSTGTVSIAGGSQLSYVVPFAHNHLQWSAFVQALIGSPFNPAASFQFQPSIGTQLVVTPSLSHSWFQFGGQGSTGFTLQTGGPQSVDYGGGVFIQFVR, from the coding sequence ATGAGCAGGCAAAGTAATTACCGGGGTGTTGGCAATTCAGGAATGATATCTGCGGGTGGGGCTGCTAGCCTGCATAAAGCAACTGTTGGCGGTATTAATAGTGCCTTTAACAATCAGCCTGATAAAATGATGAGGATGCCTGAAACTCCGTTTGTGCAGCGTAAAGCGGCTGGCTCCTGCGGAGAATTTGACGATGAGCATGTTCATCTTAAACGTGCGCCTTTTATCCAAACCAAAAGTTTGGATGGCGGCACAGCAAGTGAGGCAGTTTCAGGTAAAATAAAAGAAACAAAAGGAGGAGGCAGCTCAATGGCAGCCACTACTAAAAATTTTATGGAAAATCGTTTTGGAACGGATTTTAGCGGTGTTAAGATCCATACCGGCGATTATGCCGCACAAATGTCAAATGAATTAAATGCACATGCATTTACGGTTGGCAGCGATATTTATTTTAATTCGGGTAAATATGCGCCCGGGGCTGCTGATGGGAAACGTTTATTGGCTCATGAACTAACACATGTGGTGCAGCAATCAGGTTCTATCGGGAGGAAAATTCAAAGGCAGGAAAGGCAGGGTGGAATGAGCCAATTTACCCTTACTACAAATTGGGATATCCAGTTTTTAAACAACAAACCATCACCGGCAGAAATTACCGCAGCGCCATCCGCAGTGCTTACCGCGAGTGGCCTCGGCTCATTAAATATGATTAGAAATTCTTTTCTGGCAAACCCAAACATGGAAGCTGAACTGGAAGGAAATGCTTCTATTGAAGGAACACCGGAAAATAACCAGGCGCTATCTATACGCAGGGCCCGGTATATTGGCCAACAGCTTGGTATTGGACGCATACATGATGTTCCGGGAGGATCACATACCTGCGCAAGGGCTGAAGATGGCATATACGGTTGCGGAACCGCAAACGCACATTCAGAAATTAACCCCCTTGACCGGAGGGTGAAAGTTTCAATGTTTACACCCACACCAGCGGCAAGACCGGCTTTCCCATCCGGGAGCGGAACTATCCCCGGCATCACTCCTGCACCACCTGCAACCGGACAGCCCGCCATCGGGCAACCCGCTACACCATCCGGCGGTACTGAGGCAGGTAACCAAATTAGTGTTCAGCCTGGGTTTGGCGGCGTTGGACATACTTATCTTGGTCCCTCAAGTGCCACTGATCCTGCAGCTGAGGCTGTTGTTCAGCTTGGGTTGGCGTTTACACACCAATTTGCCAGCAGATACCCCCGACATGTGGAGCTGCAGGGGCTTGTACAACTGCAAATAAGTTTAAGCACCGGGACAGTGAGTATAGCCGGAGGCAGCCAATTGTCGTATGTTGTGCCTTTTGCTCATAACCATTTGCAGTGGAGCGCTTTTGTCCAGGCCCTTATAGGCTCGCCTTTTAACCCGGCAGCGAGTTTTCAATTTCAGCCATCAATTGGTACGCAATTGGTTGTAACTCCGTCATTGTCGCACAGTTGGTTTCAATTTGGAGGACAGGGTTCAACCGGGTTTACTTTGCAAACCGGCGGCCCTCAATCTGTTGATTATGGGGGTGGGGTATTTATCCAGTTTGTTCGTTAG
- a CDS encoding ATP-binding protein, with protein MKKSGKDIEQISPVVPARNVTGLNAETLTREVTWFVNVVNKKLMDFFPAEKLHLNNDAERPEIVSSSGGTTKFADVAMPDLSNDHSVYSDFVSYYKLNADERLLLVLALIPYIQPHLLDAFFSVNKSMGRGYTEFGGVKGSRHSGFIPTIETALFLLGGNDLSYRFKLYSLFEPDHIFFAHNILQLDQGGATEPFYCSIINVTDEYVDFFTTGNLRKPQFSPDFPAKRLTTGMEWSDLVVDDYTMQQLDEIRIWLQHGETLQTDWGMNKKIKPGFKALFHGSPGTGKTLTAILLGKLFNLDVYRIDLSMVVSKYIGETEKNLEKVFKKAENKRWILFFDEADALFSKRTSISDSNDKYANQEIAYLLQRLEDYPGLVILASNMRNNVDEAFTRRLNSIVHFQKPQSRERLRIWNAGFSPECTPPDSEQMQQIAHQHELSGGSIMNVIQYASLMALNRNDKKIMVEDIILGIKKEFKKEGKTM; from the coding sequence ATGAAAAAGTCAGGAAAGGATATAGAACAAATAAGCCCGGTGGTACCCGCCCGTAATGTTACCGGTTTAAATGCCGAAACACTAACCCGCGAGGTTACCTGGTTTGTAAATGTGGTTAATAAGAAACTCATGGATTTTTTCCCTGCGGAGAAATTGCATTTGAACAATGATGCTGAAAGACCGGAAATTGTTAGTTCCTCAGGTGGTACAACAAAATTTGCTGATGTGGCCATGCCGGACCTTAGTAACGATCATTCTGTTTATTCAGACTTTGTTAGCTACTATAAATTAAACGCTGATGAACGCCTGCTTTTGGTATTGGCGCTCATTCCTTACATCCAGCCACATTTACTGGATGCTTTTTTTTCTGTCAACAAATCCATGGGGAGGGGCTATACCGAGTTTGGCGGCGTTAAAGGAAGCCGCCACAGCGGTTTTATACCCACTATTGAAACTGCACTTTTTTTACTGGGTGGTAATGACCTAAGCTACCGGTTTAAATTGTATAGCCTGTTTGAACCTGACCATATTTTCTTTGCGCATAATATTCTTCAGCTTGACCAGGGCGGGGCGACGGAACCGTTTTATTGCAGTATAATAAATGTTACTGATGAATACGTTGATTTTTTCACTACCGGGAATTTGCGTAAACCTCAGTTCAGTCCTGATTTTCCTGCAAAAAGGCTAACCACAGGAATGGAATGGAGTGATTTGGTGGTAGACGATTACACGATGCAGCAATTGGATGAGATTCGTATCTGGCTGCAACATGGTGAAACACTGCAAACAGATTGGGGGATGAACAAAAAAATTAAACCTGGCTTTAAAGCATTGTTCCATGGCTCACCGGGTACCGGGAAAACACTTACCGCAATACTTTTGGGTAAACTTTTTAATTTGGATGTGTACCGGATTGATCTTTCAATGGTGGTATCAAAATACATAGGCGAAACAGAAAAAAACCTGGAGAAGGTTTTTAAAAAAGCAGAAAATAAAAGATGGATCTTGTTTTTTGATGAAGCTGACGCGCTTTTTAGTAAACGCACAAGCATTTCTGATTCAAATGATAAGTATGCTAACCAGGAAATAGCGTACCTGCTGCAGCGACTGGAGGATTATCCCGGATTGGTGATACTCGCCAGCAATATGCGGAATAACGTTGATGAGGCCTTTACACGCCGCTTAAACTCAATAGTGCATTTTCAAAAACCCCAGAGCCGCGAACGGTTAAGGATCTGGAATGCCGGTTTTAGCCCGGAGTGTACTCCGCCGGATAGTGAGCAAATGCAACAAATTGCACATCAGCATGAACTTTCGGGCGGGTCCATTATGAATGTTATTCAATACGCATCGCTAATGGCTTTAAATAGGAATGATAAAAAAATTATGGTTGAAGATATTATCCTGGGGATAAAAAAGGAATTTAAAAAAGAAGGAAAAACGATGTAA
- a CDS encoding baseplate J/gp47 family protein, translated as MLNSVSLIKSNPLLPAEDYVSLRSEGIKLIEKLGSDNWTNYNVSDPGITILEAVCYAITDLSYRTDFDIKDLLAPQQLTNDTWNQVFYTARHILHNSALNINDYRKLIIDVVGVRNAWLTPSKDYEVPIWIDYNHFEKREDYDCDCDDKEEKICYGKLGVNQVNLTDAKRERLDKLNQLTASIAVLASKIKAKRDELSNLPADSDVAVKEKLTADIAALEQQNTELKQEQRDAANDTFIAPEIVEIEGLYNVMIEYEEDIIDGGKREEIRQVVIDRLAANRNLCEDFLSIDAVEYLDFGIGASIVLEEYADPDLVLAQIFFTIYKYFTPSVPFYTIDQMLAKNYQVDEIFEGPALKHGFIDDTDLERTSLFRDIMLSDIIAEISDINGVKAITYLHLPFNGVAGKSAATNYFYEWVKRLKNERKIARIQPAMSQIMFCKEREFITYYTGSTKDRLPAKMLKAFKDMKTAERKYKLVGAELDFPVPNGDYMELQDYYPVTYSLPNTYGISDRAGLPANADDARKTQAHQLSGYLLFFEQILADYLVQLDHLRDLFTFDDSVKHTYFTRALTEIENLNELLIDKGNHGSNHFDLILSDFVKVVQNLVETPRLFNDRRNIFLDHMLARFSEDLSEYQSLMGWLEPDNVAQRLIHDKINILKDNEYRFIGSERGRAYNYARTKTWKTANVSGAERRISRLLGFNDITRRSLVPDYLVSGPLMVQDDPAKPPVQKVTKTGVPLNVIKILDPSDKTKVIFTSVEVMQGCCTEALMEDILEHADNRIYFKFSDELKTRSRRAAGLVGKFWFDLYDANDAATAVLLGSSDQFGKKEDRDAAFERLQHTMSLINKNEGLHLVEHILLRPKLDEVLDENNVDEPVSFLNICLDSCDLKSVQDEYIEEPPYRKKISRMPAEKCYDKMPWVLQYIRRTPGTEIYEKSVLFQKVTPGDPNPVLLKFRKYEDMVQRISDLCEFGSERGNYEIISETENQTKYGFIIHGENGAVLAQSIYIFNKNSDSAVAATDPFDIEKEINTLMQYFGYELDLYCKSIPCDANADPYSFKTTIVLPCWPKRLRNLSFRRLVEKTILAESPAHIQTKVMWIGIEEMQRFEKAYNNWLLEMAQTEVPDYEVVNPLVDVINTLRPCGVCDDDCNHEAAPTVIKKDVNDTRS; from the coding sequence ATGTTTCACTTCGCTCAGAGGGAATAAAACTGATTGAAAAATTAGGTAGTGACAATTGGACGAATTATAATGTTTCGGATCCGGGGATAACTATTTTAGAGGCGGTTTGTTATGCTATAACCGATCTGTCATACAGGACCGATTTTGATATAAAAGATCTGCTGGCTCCGCAGCAGCTCACCAATGATACATGGAACCAGGTGTTTTATACTGCCAGGCACATCTTGCATAATAGCGCACTTAATATTAATGATTACCGCAAATTAATTATTGATGTTGTGGGGGTACGAAACGCCTGGCTTACGCCAAGCAAAGACTATGAGGTGCCTATTTGGATTGATTACAATCATTTTGAAAAAAGAGAAGATTATGATTGCGACTGTGACGATAAGGAAGAAAAGATCTGTTATGGAAAACTGGGTGTTAACCAGGTTAACTTAACAGATGCAAAAAGGGAGCGGCTGGATAAGCTTAACCAGCTAACAGCCTCTATAGCCGTGCTGGCATCAAAAATTAAGGCAAAGAGAGATGAACTCTCAAATTTGCCCGCAGATTCAGATGTGGCTGTTAAGGAAAAGTTAACGGCAGATATAGCTGCCCTGGAACAGCAAAACACCGAACTGAAACAGGAACAGCGGGATGCTGCAAACGATACATTTATTGCACCCGAAATTGTTGAGATTGAAGGATTATACAATGTAATGATTGAATATGAGGAAGATATTATAGACGGAGGCAAACGGGAAGAGATAAGGCAGGTAGTAATTGACCGGCTGGCTGCCAACCGTAATTTATGCGAAGATTTTTTGAGTATAGATGCCGTTGAATATCTTGATTTTGGGATTGGTGCGTCAATTGTACTGGAAGAATATGCTGATCCGGACCTTGTTTTAGCGCAAATATTTTTCACCATCTACAAGTATTTTACCCCATCAGTGCCTTTTTATACCATTGACCAAATGCTGGCCAAAAATTATCAGGTTGACGAAATATTTGAAGGCCCGGCTTTAAAACATGGATTTATTGACGATACTGACCTTGAGCGCACCAGCTTGTTCCGTGATATCATGCTGTCTGATATAATTGCTGAAATTTCTGACATTAACGGCGTTAAGGCTATCACCTATCTTCATTTGCCTTTTAATGGTGTAGCCGGCAAATCAGCAGCAACAAATTATTTTTACGAATGGGTAAAACGGCTTAAAAACGAACGCAAAATTGCGAGGATCCAGCCAGCTATGTCGCAAATTATGTTTTGCAAAGAGCGTGAGTTTATAACCTATTATACCGGTAGTACAAAAGACAGGTTACCCGCCAAAATGCTGAAGGCATTTAAAGACATGAAAACCGCTGAACGCAAATACAAACTGGTTGGCGCTGAACTTGATTTCCCGGTGCCAAACGGCGATTATATGGAGTTGCAGGATTATTACCCGGTTACTTACTCCTTACCGAATACCTATGGTATAAGTGATCGTGCTGGCCTGCCGGCCAACGCAGATGATGCCCGTAAAACCCAGGCGCATCAGCTAAGCGGCTATCTGCTGTTTTTTGAGCAGATTTTGGCCGACTACCTGGTTCAGCTTGACCATTTGCGTGACCTTTTTACCTTCGATGATTCTGTAAAGCATACTTACTTTACCCGTGCACTTACAGAGATTGAGAACTTAAACGAACTATTGATTGATAAGGGTAACCATGGCAGCAACCACTTTGATTTAATTTTAAGTGATTTTGTAAAGGTTGTACAAAACCTGGTTGAAACGCCCCGATTATTTAATGACAGGCGCAATATTTTTTTAGATCACATGCTTGCCAGGTTTAGCGAAGATCTTTCAGAATATCAATCACTGATGGGGTGGCTTGAGCCGGATAACGTGGCTCAACGGCTGATACACGATAAGATAAATATACTTAAAGATAATGAGTACCGGTTTATAGGGAGTGAAAGGGGCAGGGCTTATAATTATGCGCGTACTAAAACCTGGAAAACAGCTAATGTTTCCGGTGCAGAACGGAGAATAAGCAGGCTGCTTGGCTTTAATGATATAACAAGAAGGTCACTGGTGCCCGATTACCTGGTGAGCGGGCCACTAATGGTTCAGGATGACCCCGCCAAGCCACCTGTACAAAAAGTTACAAAAACAGGTGTGCCGCTTAATGTTATTAAAATACTTGACCCTTCCGACAAAACAAAAGTGATTTTTACCAGCGTTGAGGTTATGCAGGGATGTTGCACCGAAGCATTGATGGAGGATATACTGGAACACGCCGACAACCGCATTTATTTTAAGTTTAGCGATGAGCTTAAAACACGCAGCAGGAGAGCAGCCGGGTTAGTGGGCAAGTTTTGGTTTGATTTGTATGACGCTAATGATGCCGCTACGGCAGTTTTGCTGGGCAGCAGCGACCAATTTGGAAAAAAGGAAGATCGCGATGCCGCGTTTGAAAGGTTGCAGCATACAATGAGCCTGATCAATAAAAATGAAGGCTTGCACCTGGTTGAGCATATCTTGCTGCGACCAAAACTGGATGAGGTATTAGACGAAAATAATGTGGACGAGCCGGTGAGCTTTTTAAATATTTGCCTGGATAGCTGTGATTTAAAGTCGGTACAGGATGAGTATATTGAAGAGCCGCCTTACCGCAAAAAAATATCAAGAATGCCTGCCGAAAAGTGCTATGACAAGATGCCATGGGTGCTTCAGTATATCAGGCGCACACCTGGTACGGAGATCTACGAAAAATCTGTTCTTTTTCAGAAAGTGACGCCGGGCGATCCAAACCCGGTATTGCTGAAATTCAGAAAATATGAAGACATGGTTCAAAGAATCAGCGATCTCTGTGAGTTTGGGTCAGAGCGTGGCAACTATGAGATTATTTCAGAAACTGAAAATCAAACAAAATATGGCTTTATAATTCACGGTGAAAATGGAGCGGTGCTGGCGCAGAGTATCTATATTTTTAATAAAAATAGTGACAGCGCGGTAGCAGCAACCGATCCGTTTGATATTGAAAAGGAAATAAATACCCTTATGCAATATTTTGGATATGAACTTGACCTGTATTGTAAAAGCATCCCTTGTGACGCAAACGCCGATCCATATTCTTTTAAAACTACAATAGTACTGCCGTGCTGGCCGAAACGGCTCCGCAATCTATCGTTCAGAAGATTGGTTGAGAAAACCATTTTAGCTGAATCACCGGCGCATATTCAAACAAAGGTAATGTGGATAGGTATTGAAGAAATGCAAAGATTTGAGAAAGCGTATAATAACTGGTTGCTTGAAATGGCGCAAACTGAAGTGCCTGATTATGAAGTGGTAAACCCGCTGGTTGATGTTATTAACACTTTAAGGCCTTGCGGAGTATGTGACGATGATTGTAACCATGAAGCAGCGCCAACGGTAATTAAAAAGGATGTAAATGACACACGCAGTTAA
- a CDS encoding eCIS core domain-containing protein gives MKRHQRKPGTENSAITSAGSAATQRKAGVNNIMQMPTTPLIRREAAPSPGDVVSGKIETTRGSGSSMADGTKSFMENRFGTDFSAVKIHTGDYAAQISNDLNARAFTIGNDIYFNSGKYAPGTSDGKRLLAHELTHVAQQRSTGGQIVQRAPLAGTQSSTASYNLDGWSNKQVKAGGTSPFPNAKVSYDESSSEFRVTFSMAWIFPHGWNDSKRDGYVSDFETAVRDIWEDRFLLKEQGGKKRTTHVKIDFDKTVVHQMKDANEEAAALNNSLISKPAWTMDARIVNIRDNVSFRTVQLDENANKNHSAKGSAIRAGTGFSVNDGNDNQTFTQNTSAHEFGHMIGLGDEYLNDSGTSASQIDPARAHINNRIMNVGNTVTADVYAPFADWLSALTTATWIVGSKVR, from the coding sequence ATGAAAAGGCATCAGCGTAAACCGGGAACTGAAAATTCAGCAATAACGTCTGCGGGTTCTGCAGCAACGCAGCGTAAGGCCGGAGTCAATAATATTATGCAGATGCCAACTACGCCGTTGATCCGGCGTGAAGCTGCTCCATCTCCGGGTGATGTAGTCTCAGGCAAAATAGAAACAACCAGGGGGAGCGGCAGCTCAATGGCTGATGGCACAAAAAGCTTTATGGAAAATCGCTTTGGTACCGATTTTTCAGCCGTTAAGATTCATACTGGCGATTATGCCGCACAAATTTCCAATGACTTAAACGCCAGGGCGTTTACAATAGGTAACGATATTTATTTCAACTCCGGGAAATATGCTCCCGGCACAAGCGATGGTAAGCGTTTGCTGGCTCATGAGTTAACTCATGTAGCGCAGCAGCGTAGCACAGGAGGCCAAATTGTACAAAGGGCACCACTAGCCGGCACCCAATCATCAACAGCAAGCTACAATCTAGACGGCTGGAGTAACAAGCAGGTGAAAGCCGGCGGAACTTCTCCGTTCCCTAATGCAAAGGTATCGTACGATGAGAGTTCCTCCGAATTTAGGGTAACCTTTTCAATGGCGTGGATCTTTCCGCATGGCTGGAACGATTCAAAACGTGATGGTTACGTAAGCGATTTTGAAACTGCTGTAAGAGATATTTGGGAAGACCGGTTTCTGTTAAAAGAACAGGGCGGAAAGAAACGAACCACACATGTTAAAATTGATTTTGATAAGACGGTGGTGCACCAGATGAAGGATGCAAATGAAGAAGCGGCAGCCCTGAATAACAGTTTAATAAGCAAGCCCGCCTGGACCATGGATGCCAGGATAGTTAACATCAGGGATAATGTAAGTTTCCGTACTGTGCAGCTGGATGAAAATGCCAATAAAAATCATAGTGCCAAAGGTTCGGCTATCCGGGCGGGCACCGGTTTTTCTGTGAATGATGGAAATGATAACCAAACATTTACCCAAAACACATCTGCTCATGAATTTGGCCACATGATAGGACTGGGGGATGAATACTTAAATGACAGCGGGACATCAGCAAGCCAGATAGACCCCGCAAGGGCACATATTAATAACAGGATAATGAATGTCGGCAATACAGTTACGGCAGATGTATATGCACCTTTTGCTGATTGGCTGTCGGCACTTACAACAGCAACCTGGATTGTTGGAAGTAAAGTTCGCTGA